TTGCGAATTTGTTTTTTGTTAATGGACGAGTCATCTGGTCTTGGGGGTGGCTGCATTTAACCAATTTAGATTTGCAAATATTTATTCGGATTGCGTTATTGTTAATGTTTGCTTTGGCTTTAACCATTAAAACTACACCGCAAGAACTAGCTTTATCAGTGGGTAAAATATTCAATTCGTTATCGTTCAGACGTTATCACGGAGCTGGAGTGCCCTTGGTAATTATTATTATGGTATCTTTTATTGATGAATTTCAAGTTACCTTTGTCACAGTGAAGCAAGCATATCGCTTACGTGCTAGTACAGCAGCAGAAGTGAAGGGATGGCAAAGAATCTTAGATTATGCCTTTTTATTGCAGCCGATTATTTTAATATCTATGAAAAAAGCAGATCAGGTAGCGGATGCCTTAACTGCTAAGGGTTATCATCATAATTCGAGTTTATTTGATTATCAATCAATTAAGTATCATTGGTTAGATTGGTTGGTTTATAGTGCTTTAGTCGCTTTAGTAGTAGTGAATGTGCTACTAGTGCGAATATTTTAAGATGTTTAGCTTGACTTGTTAACTATAATGCGTATAATTGGTTACATCGCTACCTTGAGACCATTCGAGAATTAAAGTGGATGGAGGAATCAAGATGAAATATCAAGTACAATTAGACACACAAAAACAACTATTTATTGTCGTTAATCCTAAGAATAAACGTAAGGCAACTGGTGCAACTATCCAGCAGGCACTAGCCGCTATTGATAATTAATTGCTAATTTAACTCCAACCATTAGGTTGGAGTATTTTTGTGCTTGAATTTTGATTTTTGAGAAAATTGCCAACAAAAATATGTTGTAATAGTTTGAAAGATTTATTATAATTATTAAAATTTAATTAGACTAGCCAAAATAAAAGATTGGAGTGGAAGCAGATGCGTTGGTTAATTCCGTCTCATAAAAGAAATAATTTTGATAAGATTATTAACGACTACCCCAATAAATACACTA
The nucleotide sequence above comes from Bombilactobacillus bombi. Encoded proteins:
- a CDS encoding energy-coupling factor transporter transmembrane component T family protein, producing MTATAKLDGRTKLLTCVFLTLFMFSFHYYWQYLVIIMLFAILLLVGFNAQERGQLFRHWKLITFLPAINLFANLFFVNGRVIWSWGWLHLTNLDLQIFIRIALLLMFALALTIKTTPQELALSVGKIFNSLSFRRYHGAGVPLVIIIMVSFIDEFQVTFVTVKQAYRLRASTAAEVKGWQRILDYAFLLQPIILISMKKADQVADALTAKGYHHNSSLFDYQSIKYHWLDWLVYSALVALVVVNVLLVRIF